In the genome of Rhodoferax fermentans, one region contains:
- a CDS encoding TerC family protein — MQTIAPLWLWVTFGAIVLVSLFIDFVVLKKQGSHDIGVKEALHWSLVWVALSFVFNGLFWWAVKDSTGSTELANTKSLEFLTGYLIEKSLAVDNIFVFLMIFTYFAVPTAFQKRVLMIGIIGAIVLRTVMILVGGWLLAEFHWILYVFGAFLILTGVKMWWAAGKEPDLNDNPALKLLRKLLPVSQNYDGENFWTVENGKKIATPLFMVICLIALTDVIFAVDSIPAIFAITSDPFIVLTSNVFAILGLRAMYFLLAAVANKFHLLNYGLAVILVFIGTKMCLIDIYKIPVGVSLGVVVGILALTMLLSVRSAPTQPKA; from the coding sequence ATGCAAACCATTGCTCCGCTCTGGCTGTGGGTCACTTTCGGCGCCATTGTGCTGGTGTCGTTGTTCATTGACTTTGTGGTGCTCAAGAAACAAGGCTCGCACGATATCGGTGTCAAAGAGGCACTGCATTGGTCGCTGGTCTGGGTGGCTTTGAGCTTTGTGTTCAATGGCCTGTTTTGGTGGGCGGTCAAAGACAGCACCGGGTCCACCGAATTGGCCAACACCAAGTCGCTGGAGTTCTTGACCGGTTACCTGATTGAAAAGTCGCTGGCGGTGGACAACATCTTTGTGTTCCTGATGATCTTCACCTACTTTGCCGTTCCCACAGCATTTCAAAAACGGGTGCTGATGATTGGCATCATCGGCGCGATTGTGTTGCGCACTGTCATGATCCTGGTGGGGGGCTGGCTGCTGGCCGAGTTCCACTGGATCTTGTATGTGTTCGGCGCGTTTCTGATCCTGACCGGCGTGAAGATGTGGTGGGCGGCTGGCAAGGAGCCGGACCTCAATGACAACCCGGCCCTGAAACTGCTGCGCAAGTTGCTGCCAGTGAGCCAAAACTACGATGGTGAGAACTTCTGGACGGTAGAAAACGGCAAAAAAATCGCCACCCCCTTGTTCATGGTGATCTGCCTGATTGCGCTCACTGACGTGATTTTTGCGGTGGACTCGATCCCGGCGATTTTTGCCATCACCAGCGACCCGTTTATTGTGCTGACCAGCAATGTGTTTGCCATCCTGGGTTTGCGTGCCATGTATTTCCTGTTGGCGGCGGTGGCCAACAAGTTCCATTTGCTCAACTACGGCTTGGCGGTGATTCTGGTGTTCATTGGCACCAAGATGTGTTTGATTGACATCTACAAAATTCCGGTGGGTGTGTCTTTGGGGGTGGTGGTAGGCATCTTGGCGCTGACCATGCTGCTGAGTGTGCGCAGTGCGCCGACCCAGCCCAAAGCCTGA
- a CDS encoding YhcH/YjgK/YiaL family protein: MIYGHIKDLASSFAWLPTPLKTAVEHLRTTDFAALPAGNYELQGNDIRVQVIDMLTRPLADARPEVHRQFIDVQFLVQGAEKIGVAADTGHNLVFSDQLAERDLLLYTDVDNESTLTMTPGSFAVFFPTDVHRPGCVVDQPQAIRKVVIKVRASLLA, translated from the coding sequence ATGATTTACGGACACATCAAAGACCTGGCGTCCAGCTTTGCCTGGTTGCCAACACCGCTCAAAACGGCGGTTGAACACCTCAGAACCACGGATTTTGCGGCGCTGCCAGCGGGCAACTACGAGTTGCAGGGCAATGACATCCGTGTCCAGGTGATTGACATGTTGACCCGTCCCCTGGCCGACGCGCGGCCAGAGGTCCACCGTCAGTTCATTGACGTGCAGTTTCTGGTTCAAGGCGCTGAAAAGATTGGTGTTGCCGCAGACACCGGCCACAACCTCGTGTTCAGCGACCAACTGGCTGAGCGTGATCTGCTGCTCTACACCGACGTGGACAACGAATCCACCTTGACCATGACCCCCGGCAGTTTTGCTGTGTTTTTCCCGACCGATGTACACCGCCCGGGCTGTGTTGTTGACCAGCCGCAGGCCATCCGCAAGGTGGTGATCAAAGTGCGTGCCTCCCTGCTGGCTTGA
- a CDS encoding 4a-hydroxytetrahydrobiopterin dehydratase, whose product MRVAHTIRALKATEIVANLAKLEGWTLSGDGDSLAIEKPYGFANYYQTVAFVNAVAFIAHSEDHHPELLVQQRQCLVRWRSDDVHGISPADFACAKRVDDLQPETVAS is encoded by the coding sequence ATGCGTGTAGCCCATACAATACGAGCGCTCAAAGCTACAGAGATAGTAGCAAACCTGGCCAAACTGGAAGGCTGGACCCTCTCGGGTGACGGCGACAGCCTGGCCATCGAGAAGCCCTATGGTTTTGCCAATTACTACCAGACCGTGGCCTTTGTGAACGCGGTGGCCTTCATCGCCCATTCCGAAGACCACCACCCCGAGCTGCTGGTGCAACAGCGCCAGTGCCTGGTGCGCTGGCGCAGCGACGACGTGCACGGCATCTCGCCCGCCGACTTTGCCTGTGCCAAGCGGGTCGATGATCTGCAGCCCGAGACTGTCGCCAGTTGA
- a CDS encoding helix-turn-helix domain-containing protein, with the protein MSVQKLRLKHGWSQQQLADASGLSVRTVQRIEAGEPASTESLKSLAAVFEVDFSTLNPEPNMNNPALTITEQQEKAAFDQVRKLRGFYLHLMKYVVVNLGLLAVNLIFSPHTLWFYWVMLGWGLALLSHAFRVFRPAWVLGPDWEKREVEKRLGRPL; encoded by the coding sequence ATGTCAGTTCAAAAACTTCGCTTGAAACACGGTTGGTCACAACAACAGCTCGCTGATGCCAGTGGTCTGAGTGTGCGCACCGTGCAACGCATCGAGGCGGGTGAGCCAGCCAGCACCGAGTCCCTCAAATCATTGGCTGCGGTTTTCGAGGTCGACTTCTCAACCCTGAACCCGGAGCCAAACATGAACAACCCCGCTCTCACGATCACCGAACAACAAGAAAAGGCCGCTTTTGACCAGGTCCGCAAACTGCGTGGCTTCTACCTGCACCTGATGAAATATGTGGTGGTGAACCTTGGCCTGCTGGCCGTCAACCTGATTTTTTCACCACACACCTTGTGGTTCTACTGGGTCATGCTGGGCTGGGGCCTGGCGTTGCTGTCGCATGCCTTTCGGGTGTTCCGGCCCGCCTGGGTGCTGGGGCCGGATTGGGAAAAACGCGAGGTCGAAAAGCGTTTGGGCCGCCCCCTGTGA
- a CDS encoding M48 family metallopeptidase, which yields MYDTNLFSDPSLRLTLAFAVVLTLGLLLKFWLSSRQIRHVAQHRDQVPAAFAQTITLAAHQKAADYTVAKARVGLVEMALGAVVLLGWTLLGGLSALNQALAPWLGAGLLQQLAVLVCFALISGLIDLPLSLYQTFVLEEQFGFNKTTFKLWLLDMVKGSLIGALIGLPIAALILWMMGASGGLWWLWAWCVWMGFNLLLLVIYPTLIAPLFNKFTPLQDDAVKARVTALMQRCGFSAKGLFVMDGSKRSAHANAYFTGFGAAKRVVFFDTLLSKLSPAEVDAVLAHELGHFKHKHIIKRIVSMFAMSLAGFALLGWLATQTWFYTGLGVMPNLAAPNDALALLLFLLVMPVFSFFVSPLLAQLSRKHEFEADAYAVQQTSGQDLSTALLKLYEDNASTLTPDPVYVAFYYSHPSASERLARMLPTPV from the coding sequence ATGTACGACACAAACCTGTTTTCCGACCCTTCCCTGCGTTTAACTCTGGCTTTTGCTGTGGTGCTGACGCTGGGCTTGTTACTCAAGTTCTGGCTGAGTTCACGTCAGATCCGCCATGTGGCACAGCACCGAGATCAGGTGCCCGCCGCCTTCGCCCAGACCATCACCCTGGCCGCACATCAGAAAGCGGCTGACTACACCGTGGCGAAAGCACGTGTGGGTTTGGTGGAGATGGCGCTGGGTGCGGTAGTGTTGCTGGGCTGGACACTGCTGGGCGGCCTCTCGGCGCTGAACCAAGCGTTGGCGCCCTGGCTGGGCGCAGGTTTGCTGCAGCAACTGGCGGTGTTGGTGTGTTTTGCGCTGATCAGCGGCCTGATCGACCTGCCGCTGTCGCTCTACCAGACCTTTGTGCTGGAGGAGCAGTTTGGTTTCAACAAGACGACCTTCAAACTCTGGCTGCTGGACATGGTCAAGGGCAGCCTGATCGGCGCGCTGATTGGCCTGCCGATTGCTGCGCTGATCCTGTGGATGATGGGCGCCAGCGGCGGCCTGTGGTGGCTGTGGGCCTGGTGTGTGTGGATGGGGTTTAACCTGCTGTTGCTGGTGATCTACCCGACCCTGATTGCGCCACTCTTCAACAAGTTCACCCCGCTGCAGGACGACGCTGTCAAAGCGCGGGTCACTGCCTTGATGCAGCGCTGCGGCTTTTCAGCCAAGGGCCTGTTTGTGATGGATGGCAGCAAACGCAGCGCCCACGCCAACGCCTACTTCACCGGTTTTGGCGCCGCCAAACGGGTGGTGTTTTTTGACACCCTGCTCTCCAAGCTGAGCCCGGCCGAGGTGGACGCGGTGCTGGCGCATGAGTTGGGCCATTTCAAACACAAACACATCATCAAACGCATTGTGTCGATGTTTGCGATGAGTCTGGCCGGGTTTGCCCTGCTGGGCTGGCTGGCCACCCAAACCTGGTTCTACACCGGTCTGGGGGTGATGCCCAACCTGGCCGCGCCCAATGACGCGCTGGCGCTGCTGCTGTTTCTGCTGGTGATGCCGGTGTTCAGCTTTTTTGTCTCGCCGCTGTTGGCCCAGTTGTCGCGCAAACACGAGTTTGAGGCCGACGCCTACGCCGTGCAGCAGACCAGCGGGCAGGATTTGTCTACCGCACTGCTCAAGCTTTACGAGGACAATGCCTCTACCCTGACGCCCGATCCGGTGTACGTGGCGTTTTATTACTCGCACCCCAGCGCCTCGGAGCGGCTGGCGCGTATGCTGCCAACACCGGTCTAG
- the orn gene encoding oligoribonuclease: MPTSHAPTSSPVAESATPLPKSDQNLVWLDCEMTGLDPETDRIIEIAVIVTGPKLENRTEGPVLVVHQSDALLDGMDKWNKSTHGKSGLIDKVRASTLTEEEAQAQIIAFLSHYVPKATSPMCGNSIGQDRRFLAKYMPKLEAFFHYRNLDVSTLKELSKRWAPEVYKSFKKKQRHTALADVHESIDELEHYREHFLKAPV; this comes from the coding sequence ATGCCTACCTCCCACGCCCCCACCTCTTCGCCGGTTGCCGAGTCAGCCACCCCCCTGCCCAAATCGGACCAGAACCTGGTCTGGCTCGACTGCGAGATGACCGGGCTTGACCCCGAAACTGATCGCATCATTGAGATTGCCGTCATCGTCACCGGCCCCAAGCTGGAAAACCGCACCGAAGGTCCGGTGCTGGTGGTGCATCAAAGCGACGCGCTGCTGGACGGCATGGACAAATGGAACAAAAGCACCCATGGCAAAAGCGGCCTGATCGACAAGGTGCGGGCCTCGACCCTGACCGAAGAAGAAGCCCAAGCGCAGATCATCGCCTTTTTGAGCCACTATGTGCCCAAAGCCACGTCACCCATGTGTGGCAACAGCATCGGGCAGGACCGGCGTTTCCTGGCCAAGTACATGCCCAAGCTCGAAGCGTTTTTCCACTACCGTAACCTCGATGTCAGCACCCTCAAGGAGCTGTCCAAACGCTGGGCGCCCGAGGTTTACAAAAGCTTCAAAAAGAAACAGCGGCACACCGCTCTGGCCGATGTGCATGAGTCAATTGACGAGCTGGAACACTACCGCGAGCACTTCCTCAAAGCCCCTGTTTGA
- a CDS encoding bacteriohemerythrin, with the protein MSLEWKDGYKIGHDEIDAQHQQLFKLVNTVLAAKDKATLTACAMALFKYTREHFAHEEALMQRLDYPAMAAHKAQHESLISRLNEVSARIANGTLDHQVLEVFLTDWLLNHIANSDIKLATYIQATVE; encoded by the coding sequence ATGTCATTGGAATGGAAAGATGGCTACAAAATCGGCCATGACGAAATAGATGCACAGCATCAGCAACTGTTCAAACTGGTCAACACGGTGCTGGCGGCCAAGGACAAAGCGACGCTGACAGCCTGTGCCATGGCCCTGTTCAAATACACCCGTGAGCACTTTGCCCACGAGGAGGCGCTGATGCAGCGCCTGGACTACCCGGCGATGGCCGCGCACAAAGCCCAACACGAGAGTCTGATCTCCCGCCTGAACGAGGTGTCTGCCCGCATCGCCAACGGCACGCTGGACCACCAGGTGCTGGAAGTGTTCTTGACCGACTGGCTGCTCAACCACATCGCCAACTCGGACATCAAGCTGGCCACTTACATTCAGGCAACCGTCGAATAA
- a CDS encoding MATE family efflux transporter, which yields MHIRRDVLALATPVFFEQFFVTLLGTVNTIMAARIGRDAVSAIGMVDAINLIVSSLFSALAIGSTVVVAQCIGRRERSRAGAAASQSLVICGLLALLLGGLCAVFREPMLFWLYGAPSATVQNYMEQYLLITALSYPLTALMLVTSGALRGAGETRLAMQANVLMNVLNVILSYVLIYGMHLRTEWFTIDVSSYGVTGAAVAISLARLGGTVYLLAMLRRYQHLLPLQLRSFHFDGKLLRALFAIGIPASVESLVFNGGKLLVQVMVVGMGTVAIAANFIAFSVALLLNIPGNALAVALTTLVGQAVGRGDEADAERDMWYVLKLAGIAMLGIGMVCAPLAQWIVGLYSRDAEVISLGATLVQLNCLFLIAYPTTFVLPNGLKGAGDARYAMFTTLIGLCLFRLCLGYAFGVLLGWGVVGVWLGMFTDWLVRSGLYLARLAGGRWKGRHLLN from the coding sequence ATGCATATCCGTCGCGACGTTCTCGCACTGGCTACTCCTGTCTTTTTTGAGCAGTTTTTCGTCACACTGCTTGGCACGGTCAACACCATCATGGCTGCCCGCATCGGACGCGATGCGGTCTCTGCCATTGGCATGGTGGATGCCATCAACCTGATTGTGTCCTCTCTGTTCTCTGCGCTGGCGATCGGGTCAACGGTGGTGGTGGCCCAATGCATCGGGCGGCGTGAACGCAGCCGTGCCGGTGCCGCAGCCAGCCAGTCGCTGGTGATCTGTGGTTTGCTCGCGCTGCTGCTGGGCGGCCTGTGTGCGGTGTTTCGGGAACCAATGTTGTTCTGGTTGTATGGCGCACCCAGTGCCACCGTACAAAACTACATGGAGCAGTACCTGCTGATCACCGCCTTGAGTTACCCGCTCACCGCGCTGATGCTGGTCACCAGCGGTGCACTGCGCGGTGCTGGCGAGACCCGATTGGCCATGCAGGCCAACGTGCTCATGAACGTGCTCAACGTGATCCTGAGTTACGTGCTGATCTACGGCATGCATTTGCGTACCGAATGGTTCACCATCGATGTCTCCAGCTATGGTGTGACCGGGGCTGCGGTTGCCATCAGTCTGGCGCGACTGGGCGGCACGGTGTACCTGTTGGCCATGCTGCGTCGTTACCAACACCTGCTGCCACTGCAGTTGCGCAGCTTTCACTTCGACGGCAAGCTGCTGCGCGCCCTGTTTGCCATCGGCATTCCCGCCAGTGTGGAGTCGCTGGTGTTCAACGGCGGCAAGCTGCTGGTGCAGGTGATGGTGGTGGGCATGGGCACGGTGGCGATTGCCGCCAATTTCATCGCCTTCTCGGTTGCCCTGCTGCTCAACATTCCGGGCAATGCCCTGGCCGTGGCGCTGACCACACTGGTGGGTCAGGCCGTCGGGCGCGGTGATGAGGCAGATGCCGAGCGGGACATGTGGTACGTGCTGAAACTCGCGGGCATCGCCATGCTCGGCATCGGCATGGTCTGTGCACCGCTGGCACAGTGGATCGTCGGACTGTACTCACGCGATGCGGAGGTGATTTCACTTGGCGCCACGCTGGTCCAACTGAACTGCCTGTTCCTGATCGCTTACCCCACGACCTTTGTGCTGCCCAATGGTTTGAAAGGCGCGGGTGATGCACGTTACGCCATGTTCACCACACTGATCGGCTTGTGCCTGTTTCGGCTCTGTCTGGGTTATGCCTTCGGTGTGCTTCTGGGCTGGGGCGTGGTAGGTGTCTGGCTGGGGATGTTCACCGATTGGCTGGTGCGCAGCGGCTTGTACCTGGCGCGGCTCGCAGGAGGACGCTGGAAAGGCCGCCACCTGCTGAATTAG
- a CDS encoding Gfo/Idh/MocA family protein → MTTIRWGMIGCGSVAEVKSGPGFYKSDNSALVAVASRQLQHAQSFAERHGVPKVYASSEELVADPDIDAVYIATPPSSHKALSLLVAKAGKHVYVEKPMALRFEECRDIVEACQQQGVRLFVAFYRRAMPRFLQVKAWIDSGAIGAVRLVRVVQHQPPATEDLSPDTLPWRLRPDVAGGGKFLDMGIHELDLFDFLFGAIEEVHGIASNQAGLYEVEDTVTATWRHASGVQGVGSWCYVGTANEDAIQIVGSKGSISFEFFSDKPLKLVNGDGEQLLEIPNPPHVQQPFIQSMVDDLNGVAPCPGSVDSAVRSTWVADKILENYRRQKGY, encoded by the coding sequence ATGACAACGATCCGATGGGGAATGATTGGTTGTGGGTCCGTGGCCGAGGTGAAAAGTGGGCCGGGGTTCTACAAGTCTGACAACAGTGCGCTGGTGGCCGTAGCCAGCAGACAGCTCCAACATGCGCAGTCCTTCGCCGAACGCCATGGTGTCCCCAAGGTCTACGCCAGCAGTGAAGAGCTGGTGGCCGATCCGGACATCGACGCGGTCTACATCGCCACCCCACCGTCATCACACAAAGCGCTGTCCTTGCTGGTTGCCAAGGCGGGCAAACATGTGTATGTCGAGAAACCGATGGCCCTGCGTTTTGAAGAGTGCCGCGACATTGTGGAGGCCTGCCAGCAGCAGGGCGTGCGCTTGTTCGTCGCGTTTTACCGCCGGGCCATGCCGCGTTTTCTCCAGGTCAAGGCCTGGATCGACAGTGGCGCCATCGGTGCCGTGCGCTTGGTGCGCGTTGTGCAACATCAGCCGCCCGCGACGGAAGACCTGTCGCCTGACACGCTGCCCTGGCGTTTGCGACCCGATGTGGCTGGTGGCGGCAAGTTTCTTGACATGGGTATCCACGAACTGGACCTGTTCGATTTCCTGTTCGGCGCGATCGAGGAAGTGCACGGCATTGCCAGCAACCAGGCGGGTTTGTATGAGGTGGAGGACACCGTCACCGCCACCTGGCGACATGCCAGCGGTGTGCAGGGCGTGGGCTCGTGGTGCTACGTTGGCACTGCCAACGAAGATGCCATCCAGATCGTGGGTTCCAAGGGCAGCATCAGTTTTGAATTCTTTTCTGACAAACCCCTCAAGCTGGTCAATGGTGACGGTGAGCAGCTGTTGGAGATACCCAATCCACCGCATGTGCAACAGCCCTTCATCCAGAGCATGGTGGACGATCTCAATGGGGTGGCGCCGTGCCCCGGCAGTGTGGACAGCGCGGTTCGCTCCACTTGGGTGGCAGATAAAATATTGGAAAACTACCGCAGGCAAAAGGGTTACTGA
- a CDS encoding DUF2062 domain-containing protein: MKPAWRDQFRQALPKRDTLAAHPWLKPVARHVLDPQLWRLQHEAVARGVAVGTFWAFTIPFAQTLVAIAHCTWWRANIPAAAAMTMVTNPLTIGFWLWLAYQLGESILGAPISLASDGGTRSWIEAFGWPTLLGMGLFAVGGAALGYGGVKLIWRLRVGLKLRARKTRA; the protein is encoded by the coding sequence ATGAAACCCGCTTGGCGCGATCAGTTTCGCCAAGCGCTGCCCAAGCGCGACACGCTGGCAGCCCACCCCTGGCTCAAACCCGTGGCCAGGCACGTGCTTGACCCCCAGTTGTGGCGACTCCAGCACGAAGCGGTAGCGCGTGGGGTCGCGGTGGGAACGTTTTGGGCTTTTACCATCCCGTTTGCCCAAACCTTGGTGGCCATTGCCCATTGCACCTGGTGGCGCGCCAATATCCCTGCTGCGGCGGCCATGACCATGGTCACCAACCCGCTCACCATCGGCTTCTGGTTGTGGCTGGCCTACCAGCTGGGCGAAAGCATCCTGGGTGCACCCATCAGTTTGGCAAGTGACGGTGGCACCAGGTCTTGGATCGAGGCGTTTGGCTGGCCCACCCTGCTGGGCATGGGGCTGTTCGCCGTGGGTGGTGCGGCCTTGGGTTACGGCGGGGTCAAGCTGATCTGGCGGCTGCGCGTCGGGCTCAAGCTGCGGGCGCGCAAAACCAGGGCTTGA
- a CDS encoding LysR family transcriptional regulator codes for MSTSFNYKHLYYFWVVAKEGGISRAADKLDMAIQTVSAQVRELERSLGFALLKPAGRGLVLTEAGQAALQQADLIFQLGEDLPSKVRDAVSSPTVRLAVGVCDGLPKLVVHLLLQPVMAEANLRLLCQEGKLDDLLGDLALHRLDVVLSDRPAPNNPNIKLYSHSMGSSTIAWYGTSKWLEATHHNFPQSLADVPLLLPTTHTAVRDRLDLWFEQRAIRPRIVGEFADGALLKTFGASGMGVFPAAAWVHDDLLARYAVQRLGSCEGVTEHFFAIGTEKKVQHPLVQRLLQPVL; via the coding sequence ATGAGCACCTCTTTCAATTACAAACATCTGTACTACTTCTGGGTGGTCGCCAAAGAGGGCGGCATCTCACGGGCCGCTGACAAGCTGGACATGGCGATACAGACGGTGAGTGCACAGGTGCGCGAGTTGGAGCGGTCCCTGGGTTTTGCACTGCTTAAACCGGCCGGGCGCGGACTGGTGCTGACCGAGGCTGGTCAGGCCGCTTTGCAACAGGCCGACCTGATATTTCAACTGGGTGAGGACCTGCCATCCAAGGTGCGTGACGCGGTGAGCTCACCCACCGTGCGCCTGGCTGTGGGTGTGTGCGATGGTCTGCCGAAACTGGTAGTGCACTTGCTGCTGCAACCGGTGATGGCCGAAGCCAATTTGCGCCTGCTGTGCCAGGAAGGCAAGCTCGATGACCTGCTGGGCGATCTGGCGCTGCACCGACTCGACGTGGTATTGTCTGACCGACCCGCACCCAACAACCCCAACATCAAGCTCTACAGCCACAGCATGGGCTCATCCACCATCGCCTGGTACGGCACCTCAAAATGGCTGGAGGCCACCCACCACAACTTTCCACAAAGCTTGGCCGATGTGCCCCTGCTGCTGCCCACCACACACACGGCTGTACGCGACCGCCTGGACCTGTGGTTTGAGCAACGTGCCATTCGCCCCCGCATCGTGGGCGAATTTGCCGATGGCGCCTTGCTGAAAACATTTGGGGCCAGCGGCATGGGTGTATTTCCAGCGGCGGCTTGGGTGCACGACGATTTGCTGGCCCGCTACGCGGTGCAACGCCTGGGTTCGTGTGAGGGGGTGACCGAGCACTTTTTTGCGATTGGCACAGAAAAGAAAGTGCAGCACCCGCTGGTGCAAAGGCTGCTGCAGCCCGTGCTGTAA
- a CDS encoding DEAD/DEAH box helicase — protein sequence MTDATLATGDLSSAENLSTDLHLIANDSPEAVDAQETLVEEPEVPNGFVTLGLAPELILAVKDLGFTQPTTVQQKTIPLAMQGHSEGAKDSRFIDLMVSSQTGSGKTAAFLLPVLHTLLTQMAQAEAKEREDYQRAVAEAAAKGEAPPKRAKRKDPTNPRHFTAPTPGALIVCPTRELAQQVAHDAIDLVQHCRGLRVANIVGGMPYQLQIAKLQNANLVVATPGRLLDLQRSMQIKLDQVQFLVVDEADRMLDLGFSDDLAEINQLTIGRKQTMMFSATFAPRIQQLAARVMREPQRVTIDSPQEKHANIKQVLFWADNAQHKRKLLDHWLRDTTINQAIVFASTQIECDGLANDLQQDGFDAVALHGALSQGLRNRRLMALRQGHVQILVATDVAARGIDVPTITHVFNFGLPMKAEDYTHRIGRTGRAGRDGLAITFAEFRDRRKIFDIEAYSRQPIKAEVVPGLEPQQRMPDSRPSFGGRDNRGGNDRKFGGGGRPAGGGFGGNRGGFGGDRGGFNDNRGGFNDRNASGPRVVGADSYQNNRAGGFAQRDERPAAAPREGFSYERKGGFNDRFAGSRAGAPAPRGDFAPRADFGDRKPAFGKPAFGKPAFAKPAGGGKVFVPRDAQKRFSKNDR from the coding sequence ATGACTGACGCTACCTTAGCGACAGGCGACTTGTCGTCTGCCGAAAATTTGTCCACCGACCTGCACCTGATTGCCAACGACAGCCCTGAAGCCGTCGACGCGCAAGAAACGCTGGTTGAAGAACCTGAAGTGCCCAACGGCTTTGTCACGCTGGGCCTGGCGCCCGAGCTGATCCTGGCGGTGAAAGACCTGGGCTTCACCCAGCCCACCACCGTGCAGCAAAAAACCATTCCGCTGGCCATGCAAGGCCACAGCGAAGGTGCCAAAGACTCCCGTTTTATCGACCTGATGGTCTCCAGCCAGACCGGTAGCGGCAAGACCGCAGCCTTCTTGCTGCCGGTGTTGCACACCTTGCTGACCCAGATGGCCCAGGCCGAAGCCAAAGAGCGCGAAGACTACCAACGCGCTGTGGCGGAAGCTGCTGCCAAGGGTGAAGCTCCCCCGAAGCGCGCCAAGCGCAAAGACCCGACCAACCCGCGCCACTTCACCGCCCCGACCCCGGGTGCGCTGATTGTTTGCCCGACCCGTGAACTGGCCCAGCAAGTGGCCCATGACGCCATCGACCTGGTGCAACATTGCCGTGGTCTGCGTGTCGCCAACATCGTGGGTGGTATGCCTTACCAATTGCAGATTGCCAAGTTGCAGAACGCCAACCTGGTGGTGGCCACCCCGGGCCGTTTGCTGGATTTGCAACGCTCGATGCAGATCAAACTTGACCAGGTGCAATTCCTGGTGGTGGACGAGGCCGACCGCATGCTCGACCTGGGTTTCTCGGACGACCTGGCCGAGATCAACCAGCTGACCATTGGCCGCAAACAGACCATGATGTTCAGCGCCACCTTTGCGCCGCGCATCCAGCAACTGGCCGCCCGCGTCATGCGCGAACCCCAGCGCGTCACCATCGACAGCCCTCAAGAAAAACACGCCAACATCAAGCAGGTGCTGTTCTGGGCCGACAACGCCCAGCACAAACGCAAGCTGCTGGACCACTGGCTGCGCGACACCACCATCAACCAGGCCATTGTGTTTGCCAGCACCCAGATCGAGTGCGACGGCTTGGCCAATGACCTGCAGCAAGACGGTTTTGACGCCGTGGCCCTGCACGGTGCACTGAGCCAGGGTCTGCGCAACCGCCGTCTGATGGCGCTGCGCCAGGGTCATGTCCAGATCCTGGTGGCCACCGATGTGGCGGCGCGCGGTATTGACGTGCCCACCATCACCCACGTGTTCAACTTTGGTCTGCCGATGAAGGCCGAGGATTACACCCACCGCATTGGCCGTACCGGTCGTGCTGGCCGTGATGGCCTGGCCATCACCTTTGCCGAGTTCCGTGACCGCCGCAAGATTTTTGACATCGAAGCCTACAGCCGTCAGCCGATCAAGGCCGAAGTGGTGCCGGGCCTGGAGCCGCAGCAACGTATGCCGGACTCGCGCCCCAGCTTTGGTGGCCGTGACAACCGGGGCGGTAATGACCGCAAGTTTGGCGGCGGTGGCCGTCCGGCCGGTGGTGGTTTTGGTGGCAACCGTGGCGGCTTCGGCGGCGACCGCGGTGGTTTCAACGACAACCGTGGCGGTTTTAATGACAGAAATGCCTCTGGCCCGCGTGTAGTGGGCGCAGATAGCTATCAAAACAATAGAGCCGGTGGTTTTGCCCAGCGTGACGAGCGCCCGGCAGCTGCGCCGCGTGAAGGTTTCAGCTACGAACGCAAAGGCGGCTTCAACGACCGCTTTGCCGGTAGCCGCGCCGGTGCACCCGCACCACGTGGTGACTTCGCGCCGCGCGCTGACTTTGGCGACCGCAAGCCCGCGTTTGGCAAACCGGCCTTTGGCAAGCCAGCCTTTGCCAAACCGGCAGGTGGTGGCAAGGTGTTTGTGCCACGTGACGCGCAAAAACGTTTCTCCAAGAACGACCGCTGA